In Methanoregula formicica SMSP, the DNA window GGGACCGGAACACGCGTGCAACTCTCCCATAAAACATCATGAGTCTGGCAGGGGAAAGTGATGGCCGGAACCCGGGGCCTGCGTGTTTGCCTATTATTGGCAGTGATTTTTTTCCTGTTCCGGCACCGTCTTTTCCATCCGCATGCATAATTCTTTTAAACCTCTGCTGGTAAAGAGTTGGTAACGATAATCCGGCGTCCTGATGCCGGATTAGTGTTCTCTATGACAGAGTCCGAGACAAACGATGATGATGAAGAGAACCATCGGCGGTTCTCTTTTGTAACCGGTAGAGATGTTGACTGTTTTGTTTGCCGGCCCAGGAGACACGTGGCGCAAGCGGCCATCCGGGAGCGGATCATCCCATGAACTCACCATTCAGCGGGAGCCATCGCGGAGGATCTATCAGCGTTCCCCCCGCACCCGGCTCCTGTGTCCCCCTCATACGGCCGGATGCGAAGCTACCGTCACCCAGAGCCGATAGCCAGGCACAGCCCATGCGGAACCCGGCACGCAGGGAGCCCCTCCTCTCGCGTGACGCGCTCTACGCTATCCGGCGTGACCATGTCCTGCACGTGGTGAGCGCGAACTATTCCTACAAGACCGAACCCTATTACACGATCCTCCGCCTCGAACTGGAAGGAAAGGCCGTGCTCCCGTCCAGTGCATCCGTCATCGACGCCTACGTAGTCCCGGTCTGTCTCGAACGGGCGCACCTTGCCGGCATCCCGGTCTGCGAGTGGGGCATCTCGCAGGTGTACACCCCCCTTCCTGCCATCCTCTACGGGCTGAACTACTATGCAACGGCTTTGGAATATGCAGTTGTCCGGGACACCCTGAAGGCAAAGGAGTTCGTGAAGCATATCACCAACCGGGGGAAATATCCTTTCTGCTACCAGAAACTGCCTGAAGGTGCGGAGATCGGGTCCTGCACAGCCATCTTCGGCAGGACTGCGGGCAGGTGCAGCCGCGTTGCGGAGCTCGCAGGGCAGGTCTACGAGCTCTTCCATATCCCGCTTGTCACCATCGTATACGTCCGAGCAGGGGAGCGGTACCTCCTCTCCTCGCTCTCGCCGGTCAAATCCTCGCAGTTGTCTGAGGAAGAGCGGGCGATCCTTTCCGCATATCTCTCGCAGCAGGAGTTCCTATGAGCCGGCTCGGGATCTTTGTTGACCGGAAAACCCTGTCAAACGCGGAACAACTGGGTGCTCTTATCCGGTGCCGTGACGTAGCGGAGAAGATGGGGCATGACGTTGACTTTATCTTTCCGGTGGATATCGGCAAGATCCCCAAAGAGGATGCGCTCTTCATCCGGGCACGGACCGACCCGATGAATGTCACATTTGTCGCGGCACGGATGGCAGCGTTCCATAACATACCGGTCATCGACGACCCGCAGTCCATCCGTATCTGCTCGGACAAGATCAACATGTACTCCCACCTGATCCGGGCCGGAGTCTCGCTCCCGAAAACAGCCTTTCTCGCTAAGCAGGACCTGACCGTTGAGTGTGTCACCCATCTCTTCGATGAGATGGGATCTCCTCTCATCCTCAAGGAACCCTCGACATCGTTCTCGCTCCGGGTCGAGAAGGTGAACGACATTGCCGGGTTCTTCCGGGTTGCACGACGGTTCATCCGGCTTTCGGACTGGATCGTGGTCCAGCAGTACATCGAGAGCAAATATGACTGGCGGGTCGGGGTCCTCGACGGGAAACTCCTCTATGCCTGCAAGTATACCATCCCCTCGGTGACCTTCAAAATCCAGGCATCGGTGAACGGGCATATCGTGTACTGCGGGGTCGAGAGCGTACCGGAAAAGGATGTCCCACCCCAGGTCCTCAGGCTCGGGATCGAGGCTGCAAATGCCATCGGCCACGGGCTGTACGGGGTTGACATCAAGAATACGAACGGCGACGCGTACGTGATCGAGGTGAACGACAATCCCTCCATCGAGAGCGGGGAGGATGACTGTTATCCCCGCGTCTTCGAGCAGATCGTAGAACGCCTCACTGCCTGATGATACCATGACTGACGACTGGATGACACGTGCAGAGGCCATCTGCATGCTCTGCGGAGGGCACTGCTGTAATGGTGCACAGCCCCCGATCTCGGAAGACTGCTACCGGAGGCTGGTCGCACAGGGAGTTCCTGACGCAGTATTCGGGCAGGACGGGTACCGCTTCGTAAAGACCCGGGATGACGGGACCTGCATGCTCTGCAAAGGGGGGAAATGCAGTATCCATGCCTTCAAGCCGGAGACCTGCATCGCAGGCCCGTTCACGTTCGATGTGACCGCCGATACCATCCGGATATTCCTGAAATACGAGACCATCTGCCCGCTGGTACGGCTGTTAAAAGAGTTCCCGGAAGTATACGACCAGCAGTATGCCGCGGCAGTCAGGAGCATCACCCGCCTCGTGTCGGACTTGCGCGAGAATGAACTGGCCGCAATCTGCCGGATTGAGGAGCCGGAAACAGAGAAAATCGCGGAGATCCCGCGCGTATACCCGGTGCAGCATGACAATCGGCACTGAACACGAATTTTCAATTAACGACAGCGAATTTCATCCGCTCCCGGTATCCGACCAGATCTTAAAAGAGATCTGCGGCAGCTTCGAGAGTGAGATCCTGTTCGGGGACGTCTGGCTTGCAAAGGAACTCCAGAAGACCGTGATCGAGATGGTCCCGCGATCACCGGCAGTGGAGATCGCGGCGCTGGAATCGCAGCTGACACAAGGACTGTCACGGTTTTACCGGATCTTCGGCAACCGGTACCGTCTTCTCGGTCTCGGGATGCACCCGACTGCACGGGTCCACGAGATCCCGGTCTGGGACCATGACGAGGGGGAATATTACCGGACCTATGACCGGCTCTTTGATATCCGGCAGCACGGGTGGCTGAACATCCAGGCCCTCCAGATCAATCTCTCCTTCCAGGACAGCAGCGAACTGGTCTTTTTGTTCAACCGCATCCGCTCCCTGCTCCCGTACCTCATTGCGATCACGGCCTCATCACCGGTAGTGGAAGGGAAGCTGACCGGGTCCTGCGACAACCGGCTCCTCTTTTACCGGCAGAACCAGAAAGAGCTCCCGGCGATATGCAGCGGGATCATCCCGGAGAAGATCCGGACGGTTGCCGATCACAAACGCCGCATGGAGAGCATCTGGCGTGAACTCCGGTCCCGCGATGCGGATATCCTCTGCGAGGAATGGGTGGACTCGGCCGGTGTCATTGTACGGTTTTCACGCAAGTGCCTGGAGATCAAAGCGCTGGATGAACAGGAGTCGATCCGTTCCGATATGGCGTTTGCTGCGTTTGTCCGTCCGCTCCTCCGCTGCCATACCCTGCCGGTGGAGACTGGCCAGGATGCCCTGCTGGAACTGGCAGAACTGGCAGTGCAGAGAGGGACCTCCGGCCTGAAAGATGAACTGCGACAGATGTACGATCTTGCCTGGCGGAACGCTACTCCCGATGAACGCGGGTACCTCCCGATAGTCCGGGACCGGATCGAAAACGGGTGCCTTGCGGAGCGGATCGCCGGGCGGATTTCCCGGGGGAAGGCCCTGACAACCGTGCTTGCCGATATGGAAACCTGCCTGAGGGAGAACCGGGCGTACGGGCTCTGATGTGCCGCAATGAGAAGGGCCTCAAGCGATCACCCTTTAAACCGTTCCCGACTATTCTATTTCAGGACAGGTTGCGATGACCCGGACACTCCTTTCTGAAGCCGAAGGCTATGCTCTGCTTGCCGCCCATAAAATACCGGTGCCGAACCATTCGCTTACTACGACACCGGAAGAAGCCGTCAGGGCTGCCGATGCAATCGGGTATCCGGTTGTCATGAAGGTTGTCTCTCCGGAGATCGTCCACAAGAGCGATGTTGGCGGGGTCATAACAGGCATCGGTTCTGGGGACGCGGTGCGGGCTGCATTTACACAGATCCAGGACAGTACGCACTCCCGTGCCCCGGATGCCCGCATCACCGGGATCCTTGTCGAGCAGCAACTGTCACCCGGGCTGGAACTTATCATCGGCGGAAAGATCGATCCGGCGTTTGGCCGCATACTTACCGTAGGGATTGGCGGGAAGATGGTGGAACTGCTCCGGGATGTCTCCCTCCGGGTCCTTCCGGTCAGCGACGACGAGATCAACGACATAGTCGGGGAACTGAAAGGATATCCCCTGATCACCGGCTACCGCGACGAGCCACCCCGCGACAAAAAGGCGCTGGTAAGGATCATCCGGTCAGCTGCGGACCTCTTTCTGTCCGATCTCACGCTTTCAGAGTTCGACATCAACCCACTCGTCCTGTACAGGGACGGGGCATGTGCTGTCGATGCCCGGTTTTACCGGGAGGACCGGGAGATCCCCCTGGAGACAGTATCTTCCGCAGGGATGGACAACAGCCTTCTCGACATTTCTTCCATTGCCGTTGTCGGGGCATCGCAGGACCCGGGCAAGATCGGGTATGCCATCTGCCGGAACCTTCTCACATTCCCCGGCTCGCTCTACCCGGTCAATCCAAAGTCACCCATGATTCTCGGGCGGCAGGCATACCCGGACCTGGCTTCCCTACCGGGGAAGGTTGACCTTGCCGTGATTGCCATCCCAGCGGCCGGAGTCCCGGGCGTTATTGAAGAGGCAGGAAAGAAGAAGATTCCGCTCTCCATCATCATCTCCTCCGGGTTCCGGGAGGGAGGGGGCGAAGGCCGGAACCTGGAAGAGGACATCCTTGCCATCGCACAGCGCCATGGTATGCGGATTATGGGGCCGAACTGCCTCGGGCTGATGCTCCCCCACAAGGGGATCAACACTACTTTCGACCCGGTATCCCCCCGGCCCGGGCGGATTGCATTCATCTCCCAGAGCGGCGCCATCATCACCACCATCGTGGACTGGAGCCTGCCGGAGGAGATCGGGTTCTCCTCAGTCATCAGCGTCGGGAACCAGGCAGACCTCACGTTCGAGGACTTCGTCCGGTACGCCGGTGACGATCCCGCAACCCGCTCGATCATCCTCTATATCGAGCAGATCCGGTTCGGAAAACGGTTTATGGATGTCGTCAGCCGCGTCTCGCTCACAAAACCGGTTGTCGCCATCAAGTCCGGCGCCTCCCGGCTGGGGCAGAGAGCCGCGTCCTCCCATACCGGATCGCTTGCCGGCAGTTATGAGGTGTATATGGCTGCGTTCCGGCAGGCCGGTGTGATACCGGCCCGATCTATTCGTGAGGCGTTCCAGGCAGCCGAACTCCTCTCCTCCGAGGGATATCCCCGCGGGACGCGTGCCATCGTCATCACCAATGCCGGGGGCTTTGCCGTCCTCTCATCTGACTATGCGGAACGGTTCGGCATAGATATGGTGGAATTCCCCTCGGACCTTGTCTCGGAACTGGATGCGGTGCTTCCCGCCAACTGGAGCCGGGCAAACCCCATCGATATGGTGGGGGATTCCAGCGCAGACCGGTTCGCCCGCACGTTCGACATCATGATCCGGCGCCAGGACCTCTGGGACATCGCGTTCATCGTTGCCGTCCCTTCGGCAATATCCGATCCCCTCCGCGTTGCAAACGAGATCGTCCGCTTCTCCCGGCATACCCACAAGATGATCGTGGGCTGCATGATCGGCGGCGACAGCATGAAGACCCCGCTCCGGATCCTCCGCGACTCCCAGATCCCCAACTTCCCCGATCTCGAAGATGCGTTCAGGACGGTGGGGAATATCTGCCAGCATAAGTGCAGCTCGGGCTTCCCGGGGTGCAGGCACGGCTGATGACAAGGCAGAGGGGTGAATCAGAGAGTAATTTTCTTCAGGATCCGCCCTTCCCGGAAGACCGTGATCCCGCCCCCGCTCTGGGATACCACGATCCCCACGGCATTCGTGACCGCGGTGATAGCCGCTACCGAGTTGTGCCGGGTACCCATACCGGGTGGGAGGGAAACATTGCTTGAGTCCACGGTGATGTAGCGGCCGACAGCCTCGATGAACCCGTCGCCCGTGATAACAAAAGCACCATCGAGCTGCGCAAGGGCCTTGATGTTCTCGTTGAGCCCCGGGTTCGTTACCATGCGCAGCTCCGGCTTGTGACCTTCGAACGGGTTTAAGATGATCTGGCGGGACTTCTCCAGCACGTTCTTGGTGTCCCCGATAAGGAAGGTCGTGCCAACGGGCTTTCCTTCCCGTCCCTCGATGGTGATCTCCGTGCAGATATGGAAGACTGCGTCAAAGACCTCCTCTTTTATGTCTGTATCGGCAACGACCATGTCCTTCCAGGTGTCGGTGCTGATCCGCACCTCGCCGCTGCCCCGCTTCCGGTCCGTGATATCATGACCGATACAGAGGATCTCGATGAGCCGTTCCTGCTCGTCCCGGATCGCCTTGTTGATCCAGGCAATCCAGACCCGGTCGCCGTTCCTGCGGATATTCTCGTTGATGTTGACCGCATAGCCCTCGGCATTGAAGCCGATGTCGCTTGCCATCATCGAGAGTCCGTGCTGGACGCGGGACTTCTCGGCAACGATGGTGCCGACTACGTTCTTCCCGATCACATCTTCGGCGCTGTAATCGAAGAAC includes these proteins:
- a CDS encoding RimK-like ATPgrasp N-terminal domain-containing protein, which produces MNSPFSGSHRGGSISVPPAPGSCVPLIRPDAKLPSPRADSQAQPMRNPARREPLLSRDALYAIRRDHVLHVVSANYSYKTEPYYTILRLELEGKAVLPSSASVIDAYVVPVCLERAHLAGIPVCEWGISQVYTPLPAILYGLNYYATALEYAVVRDTLKAKEFVKHITNRGKYPFCYQKLPEGAEIGSCTAIFGRTAGRCSRVAELAGQVYELFHIPLVTIVYVRAGERYLLSSLSPVKSSQLSEEERAILSAYLSQQEFL
- a CDS encoding ATP-grasp domain-containing protein — encoded protein: MSRLGIFVDRKTLSNAEQLGALIRCRDVAEKMGHDVDFIFPVDIGKIPKEDALFIRARTDPMNVTFVAARMAAFHNIPVIDDPQSIRICSDKINMYSHLIRAGVSLPKTAFLAKQDLTVECVTHLFDEMGSPLILKEPSTSFSLRVEKVNDIAGFFRVARRFIRLSDWIVVQQYIESKYDWRVGVLDGKLLYACKYTIPSVTFKIQASVNGHIVYCGVESVPEKDVPPQVLRLGIEAANAIGHGLYGVDIKNTNGDAYVIEVNDNPSIESGEDDCYPRVFEQIVERLTA
- a CDS encoding YkgJ family cysteine cluster protein encodes the protein MTDDWMTRAEAICMLCGGHCCNGAQPPISEDCYRRLVAQGVPDAVFGQDGYRFVKTRDDGTCMLCKGGKCSIHAFKPETCIAGPFTFDVTADTIRIFLKYETICPLVRLLKEFPEVYDQQYAAAVRSITRLVSDLRENELAAICRIEEPETEKIAEIPRVYPVQHDNRH
- a CDS encoding glutamate-cysteine ligase family protein; the protein is MTIGTEHEFSINDSEFHPLPVSDQILKEICGSFESEILFGDVWLAKELQKTVIEMVPRSPAVEIAALESQLTQGLSRFYRIFGNRYRLLGLGMHPTARVHEIPVWDHDEGEYYRTYDRLFDIRQHGWLNIQALQINLSFQDSSELVFLFNRIRSLLPYLIAITASSPVVEGKLTGSCDNRLLFYRQNQKELPAICSGIIPEKIRTVADHKRRMESIWRELRSRDADILCEEWVDSAGVIVRFSRKCLEIKALDEQESIRSDMAFAAFVRPLLRCHTLPVETGQDALLELAELAVQRGTSGLKDELRQMYDLAWRNATPDERGYLPIVRDRIENGCLAERIAGRISRGKALTTVLADMETCLRENRAYGL
- a CDS encoding acetate--CoA ligase family protein; protein product: MTRTLLSEAEGYALLAAHKIPVPNHSLTTTPEEAVRAADAIGYPVVMKVVSPEIVHKSDVGGVITGIGSGDAVRAAFTQIQDSTHSRAPDARITGILVEQQLSPGLELIIGGKIDPAFGRILTVGIGGKMVELLRDVSLRVLPVSDDEINDIVGELKGYPLITGYRDEPPRDKKALVRIIRSAADLFLSDLTLSEFDINPLVLYRDGACAVDARFYREDREIPLETVSSAGMDNSLLDISSIAVVGASQDPGKIGYAICRNLLTFPGSLYPVNPKSPMILGRQAYPDLASLPGKVDLAVIAIPAAGVPGVIEEAGKKKIPLSIIISSGFREGGGEGRNLEEDILAIAQRHGMRIMGPNCLGLMLPHKGINTTFDPVSPRPGRIAFISQSGAIITTIVDWSLPEEIGFSSVISVGNQADLTFEDFVRYAGDDPATRSIILYIEQIRFGKRFMDVVSRVSLTKPVVAIKSGASRLGQRAASSHTGSLAGSYEVYMAAFRQAGVIPARSIREAFQAAELLSSEGYPRGTRAIVITNAGGFAVLSSDYAERFGIDMVEFPSDLVSELDAVLPANWSRANPIDMVGDSSADRFARTFDIMIRRQDLWDIAFIVAVPSAISDPLRVANEIVRFSRHTHKMIVGCMIGGDSMKTPLRILRDSQIPNFPDLEDAFRTVGNICQHKCSSGFPGCRHG